Part of the Bacteriovorax stolpii genome, TTGATGCGGAAATCGAAGCCCCGGATTATTTAAAAAGAAATTACCACTTCCAGACAGATGGGTATTTTTCAGATCATTCAGCTTCCCTTTACGAGCACCAGGTTGAAATCCTCTTTAACGGAACCGCTCAGGCCATGAGGCGCATGCTTATTGGCCACCTTAAAAAACGCTTCCCGGAAAAAAAGTTTTTTAAGGTTTTAGAAGTTGCCGCGGGAACCGGGGCGATGAGTGGCGACTTTGTTAAGAGTTTTGATTTCAATGAATTGATCATCACGGATATTTCTGAACAATACTTAAACCTCGCCAAAGAAAAGATTACTGATTCTCGCGTGAGTTTTAATGTCGCTTGTGCCGAAGAGCTTCCTTTTAAGGATGGGCAGTTTGACTTGGTTTATAGCGTCTTTTTATTCCACGAAATTCCTCGTCAAGTACGCGACGAGGTTTTCAGGGAATCTTTCCGCGTTTTAAAAAGCGGAGGTGTGGTGGCCTTGTGTGATTCGATTCAAATGGATGATGATTCAAGGTTAAATGAGGTGCTGGATAATTTCCCAAGGGATTACCATGAGCCTTTTTACCGCGACTACACGAAATGGGATGTCTCTGAAGCACTCGCAAAGAATAACTTCAAAGACATTTCATCGGAGTTTCATCTTCTCTCAAAATATTTTTCAGCGGTTAAATAAAAGGCTCATAAAAGGCTCCAGCAGACTTCGCAGCGCGAAGTCTGCTGGAGCCTTTAGAGCCTTTAGGGTCTTTAAGAAAACAGAGACCGATAAAGCCCTTTTCTCAAAATTTCTTTTTCCTTCTCTGCAATTTCACTATTGATCCAATTGAGCCCATACTCATCTTTAAAGCCATACCGGTCGTGTATTGGAATCACAAACGAGCCTTTGCCGATTAAATGGTGGATCGTACTATATGGATAGCTTTGACAATCCCTCGAAATCCCGGCCCGCACAGGGTTTTGATAAACATAACGGTAACAATTCATAAAGTAATTTTGCGATTGAATGAGGCACCATTTATATCTTCCACCAAATACCTGGTTAATTCTTCCCGATACTTTTTGAACTTTTAATGCAAGCCTCTTATTAAATTCGTAAATAAATTCATCAAGATTTCCTTCAGGAGTCACAAGAATCATGTGGTAGTGATTCGTCATGAGAACAAATGATATCAGTTCTACTGGGTGGATAGCATAGGCTTCTTTGAGGCTTTCCTTGGTTAGTCGCCACATGAGAGGCATCGGCACAGAAAAAGGCTCTTTATTATGTGATCGAGAAGTCACATGATAGGGAAGGTTTTTTGATCGAATTAAAAGTTTTCTAGGCATTCCTCATAGATTGCATACCTAAAAATACTTATTCAATACTAGCCCTATGAAATTACTAGAGCTTTTTCTCTGTGCTTTGCAAAGTCTACAGGAGACTATCTAAAATGTGAGTGTCGCTAATATTGATCAGCGTGAACTCATTGCTCATGATTTTATCTTCGCCCACAGTAATGCTCCCTTTGAAGCGAAAGAGCTGCTCATTTTTTTCAATCAGTCGCACATGAATTTCAAGCTTTTCTCCTGGGCGAGCAAACTTCTTAAATTTTGAATTGTGAACAGATCTCAAGACTCCCAAAGCATAACCTTTGGTCGCCTCTGAATCATAGTCGGCCACAGGTGAGTGGTGTTCAGCAATTAAAAGACCCGCTGTTTGCGTTGTCATCTCTTGCATTATCGCACCCGGTACAACGTGAGCGCCGGGAAAGTGCCCCTGAATGTAGAAGTCTTCAAGTGCAGGAGTTTTTGCAGCGACAATATGTTCACTTGAATGCTCAAGAACTTTATCCACCATCAGGTAGGGAGCGCGGTGGTGAAGACGCTTATGAATGTTAATACTCATGTGGATTCCTTTTTCTTTAGCCGAATCGGCCCTTTAATATTGGTGTAGTCGATGACTTTTTCTTTTTGCATGATCTCGATGAGACTTTTATCTGCGAGCTCTCTGGCCACTTCGCGCACGAGCTCCATTTTTTCTTTATTCTTTTTGTCTTCGCTGGGAAGTACTTCACTAGGACAAATCGTCTTAGGATAGCGCGCGCTTGTGAGAGCAATGATCTTTTTTCTAATACTGTCTTTGTCCATGATTCATCATAGCGGAAAGATCACCAATAGAGAGGTAGACATTGACCGGACACGGTCTAAGAGTTGTGAAGCTCTCATTTATCTTTTTTTGGATTAGAGTTTCCCTAAGGAGCTTTTATGACAAAATACCCTCTCGTTTTTAACGCAACTACCAACGCCACTTCAGGGCTTAATACGCCTTGGGAGTCAAACGCTTTTAATCAACTACCTCTAACGGTGGCCATCCCGAAGGAGTTTGAAGGCGAGGGCGGAGGATACTCCCCGGAAGATCTTTATCTTCTGGCGCTCACGAACTGCTTTGTGGCGACTTTTAAATTTGCCGCTCACAAGTCGGCACTGACATTTAGTGACCTCAAGGTGGAGACGAAGCTTATTGTGGACCTGGATGAGAGTGGACGCCCTATAATGAAGGAATTTTACCTGGATTCCTACCTCTCTGGGGCCAGTCACGCCGAGAGAGCGCAGCGCCTTCTCACTAAAATTGAGGGAAGTTGTTTAATCCTAAATTCCGTAAAAACTAAAGTGATTTTTCACCACCATTTGTGCTAAGCTAACCTATCTCTAAATGGGGGTGCACCGGTTTCGACAGGGGGTACTGAAATTTAGTGGGCGTGTCCAGGTTGATCACCACGGTCCTGGTAAAAAGGGGATCAAAAATTAAATGCTGAATCTAACGATTACGGCTATGCTCTAGCTGCTTAATTAATTTAAGCCTAGTCATTGCGGAGGCCACCTCCAATAAAAACAAGCGTGGCAACAAGTCTGTCTCGACTTAAAGGAGGCAAGCG contains:
- a CDS encoding 3-hydroxyacyl-ACP dehydratase FabZ family protein — its product is MSINIHKRLHHRAPYLMVDKVLEHSSEHIVAAKTPALEDFYIQGHFPGAHVVPGAIMQEMTTQTAGLLIAEHHSPVADYDSEATKGYALGVLRSVHNSKFKKFARPGEKLEIHVRLIEKNEQLFRFKGSITVGEDKIMSNEFTLINISDTHILDSLL
- a CDS encoding OsmC family protein; amino-acid sequence: MTKYPLVFNATTNATSGLNTPWESNAFNQLPLTVAIPKEFEGEGGGYSPEDLYLLALTNCFVATFKFAAHKSALTFSDLKVETKLIVDLDESGRPIMKEFYLDSYLSGASHAERAQRLLTKIEGSCLILNSVKTKVIFHHHLC
- a CDS encoding DUF3253 domain-containing protein — its product is MDKDSIRKKIIALTSARYPKTICPSEVLPSEDKKNKEKMELVREVARELADKSLIEIMQKEKVIDYTNIKGPIRLKKKEST
- a CDS encoding class I SAM-dependent methyltransferase produces the protein MMNKEKVFLNSLVTLNFSKSFLYMSEYKMLYHLNRMMEPFVKAPKKEDDPALIKLMREKVLDLYLQDANNVLKGYYPKDLLLKFDPKNHLLRLPKLLMDSVSISRRRKTGKTKDLDAEIEAPDYLKRNYHFQTDGYFSDHSASLYEHQVEILFNGTAQAMRRMLIGHLKKRFPEKKFFKVLEVAAGTGAMSGDFVKSFDFNELIITDISEQYLNLAKEKITDSRVSFNVACAEELPFKDGQFDLVYSVFLFHEIPRQVRDEVFRESFRVLKSGGVVALCDSIQMDDDSRLNEVLDNFPRDYHEPFYRDYTKWDVSEALAKNNFKDISSEFHLLSKYFSAVK